Proteins from one Juglans microcarpa x Juglans regia isolate MS1-56 chromosome 6S, Jm3101_v1.0, whole genome shotgun sequence genomic window:
- the LOC121237918 gene encoding putative disease resistance protein At4g19050, whose protein sequence is MSKEQLEKEFENIMKLFEKENVETIALAGDAGVGKTWMARKINDFIINSESCFYGNLWISMNKKHDKRFLYDVLAHQLSLQASTEDYQEGNDGKKSEELVSNITTKLEQRGIKKSEVFEITKMLTKMELKKLEELVREIPKKLSRIESYRSEALEITEMVREMESKKSDELEREITKKLREMEKEKLQELGLITDEKSGGSDRLSDDKAFPRNDRREDQSKQPAKKSGKTGKKKIKEMTTKTKTVEMIDKKSGGDASSSKVELFLLVILDDIRSDSTYEEETRAELKRLLPKQSKTMLKFLVTIRSDEGRIEKILENKQVIIEIKSLQEKESGTLFKKLLKTSIPNEESFATSIEEIAKKSNGLPIGVVVLVAEALNLSGADDLELSKSENALKEVANNEADKCMTLLLCFAIDMLHGGDHGSWSTPGNDTLVNCYWHSREFVSRHGAIDYNVLIFSWILEGYFGSADHIKQTYEEGHCVLMKLIGCGLLKMLEDNLVMMEELVLPIPDCRRVGYEQRSVLGLARVLDESIWKGFGILAPSDYMMKTPTRGSKQDKYISTLLIHGSRLCRENPDLYFKEKLGLQNLAIFNPRFESFPPLLSKMEELCVLVLRGCDQLQEIDDIKHLKSLTVLEISDADFLERITDDLFKEMTNLQTLNFCAVSIKTLPSSLSNLSQLRWLILRRCPFLEILPNLKAHTNLEVLDLSGSTSLLKITDKNFSHLKKIQFLDFSHTSIKRFPILCNPGKLENLTRLLLRDCKLTRLPSFKALPALQYLDISASNILKEINGDFSENKDKLKILDLSKTEIKRLPSNFGNFPNLELLDLSDASNLVEIPENAFKNMGCLRHLNLSNTKLESLPKISNLVNLRHLFLKNCPLHKLPTMEGVTRLEELHLSNASSLVEIEDESFDHLSHIRHLDFSHTKIKTLPSLANLNNLHSLNLSGTGLTLPSISDLTNLTQLSLRGCSVPDQSEPSFGKLRNLEVLDLSETGITSLPSLKNLTSLRELKLRGCSKLEQLQHLELLAHLEVLDLWETGIKNFPNEIYKLSHLKHLDLPKGIQEFDLQKMERLSEVLNWNECCSLEKWENMRCISVTGTKFLKDLKEKSGLWEQEFKEFHFSVCPEQGRAGDIHWHKFNAFFRRIYFNTLSFDSFRDQVCRFRQYLEIVGFDSFPAGVEDALKKAAYVSLIENKFITRLSDLGVENMDAMKGCWLQRCTEMEKISLGEETEAKMEGNLEILWASNLPKLKHVCSGIQPAGGGFKNLTEMYLDCCPLIKYVFHVSQFPEKLKILQIKFCEDLEELFDWNVLDADKKWGLQKLHLVELPKLTGMGVPKSKKVRDVFPSLLAFKVKECPMLEITLEQIEEAGGRVENSNNVEEHWYEKTPTRSVYGQCSS, encoded by the coding sequence ACATGGATGGCTAGAAAGATCAATGATTTTATCATCAATTCTGAGAGCTGCTTTTATGGGAATCTTTGGATATCTATGAACAAAAAGCACGACAAAAGGTTCCTTTATGATGTCCTTGCCCATCAGTTGTCCCTACAAGCAAGTACCGAGGATTATCAAGAAGGTAATGACGGAAAGAAATCGGAAGAGTTGGTAAGCAACATAACTACGAAGCTTGAGCAAAGGGGAATCAAGAAATCGGAAGTGTTTGAGATAACTAAGATGCTCACGAAAATGGAACTCAAAAAATTGGAAGAGTTGGTAAGAGAGATACCTAAGAAGCTCAGTAGAATAGAAAGCTATAGGTCGGAAGCGTTGGAGATAACTGAGATGGTCAGGGAAATGGAAAGCAAGAAATCGGATGAGTTAGAAAGGGAGATAACTAAGAAGCTCAGGGAAATGGAAAAGGAGAAGCTCCAGGAATTGGGGCTAATTACAGATGAGAAATCTGGAGGATCAGATAGACTTTCTGATGACAAAGCATTTCCGCGTAATGATCGACGGGAAGATCAGAGCAAGCAGCCAGCTAAGAAGTCGGGGAAAACAGGGaaaaagaagatcaaggaaatgacaacaaaaacaaagaccGTGGAAATGATTGATAAGAAATCTGGAGGAGATGCATCATCTTCTAAAGTTGAACTATTTCTTTTAGTAATTCTGGATGATATTCGCAGTGACAGTACTTATGAAGAGGAAACTAGGGCTGAATTGAAAAGGTTGCTGCCAAAGCAATCAAAAACTATGCTCAAGTTTTTAGTCACAATAAGGTCGGACGAAGGGAGAATTGAGAAGATATTGGAGAATAAGCAAGTGATCATTGAGATTAAGTCCTTGCAGGAAAAAGAGTCAGGGACTCTATTTAAGAAACTTCTCAAAACTTCAATTCCCAATGAGGAAAGTTTTGCAACAAGCATTGAGGAAATTGCCAAAAAGAGCAATGGTCTGCCAATTGGAGTAGTCGTACTGGTAGCAGAAGCCTTAAATCTATCAGGAGCAGATGATTTAGAGCTTTCGAAATCAGAAAATGCTCTGAAAGAAGTAGCTAATAATGAAGCAGATAAATGCATGACTTTGCTCCTGTGCTTTGCAATTGACATGTTGCATGGAGGTGATCATGGGTCTTGGAGTACCCCAGGAAACGACACTTTGGTCAATTGCTATTGGCATAGCCGGGAATTCGTAAGCAGACATGGTGCAATAGATTACAATGTGTTGATATTCAGCTGGATATTGGAAGGATATTTTGGTTCTGCTGATCATATTAAGCAGACATATGAAGAAGGGCATTGCGTGCTAATGAAACTAATAGGATGTGGGTTGCTGAAAATGCTAGAAGATAATCTTGTTATGATGGAAGAATTGGTTCTTCCCATTCCAGATTGTCGTCGTGTTGGATATGAGCAGAGATCAGTCTTGGGATTGGCTCGTGTTCTTGACGAAAGCATTTGGAAAGGATTTGGGATACTTGCACCTTCAGATTATATGATGAAGACACCGACAAGAGGCTCAAAACAAGATAAATATATTTCCACTCTCCTCATTCATGGAAGTCGTCTCTGTAGGGAAAACCCAGATTTATACTTCAAGGAGAAGCTGGGACTCCAAAATCTTGCCATTTTCAATCCCAGGTTCGAGTCATTCCCTCCATTATTGTCTAAAATGGAAGAGCTTTGTGTGTTGGTTCTCAGAGGTTGTGATCAATTGCAAGAGATCGATGACATCAAACACCTGAAATCACTGACAGTTCTGGAGATATCTGATGCTGACTTCTTAGAAAGGATCACAGACGATCTTTTTAAGGAAATGACTAATCTTCAGACCCTCAACTTTTGTGCAGTCTCCATCAAAACGCTTCCTTCCTCTCTTTCCAACCTTAGCCAACTACGTTGGCTCATCCTCAGGAGGTGCCCTTTTTTGGAAATCTTGCCAAATCTAAAAGCACATACAAATCTTGAGGTGCTTGATCTTTCTGGTTCTACATCTTTGCTAAAGATTACAGACAAAAACTTCTCTCATCTTAAGAAAATCCAATTCCTTGATTTTTCCCATACCTCGATTAAAAGATTTCCAATCCTTTGCAACCCTGGCAAGCTTGAAAATCTCACTCGACTCTTGCTGCGCGACTGTAAGTTAACCAGATTGCCTTCCTTTAAAGCCTTACCTGCTCTTCAATATCTTGATATTTCAGCTTCTAATATTTTAAAGGAAATCAATGGAGACTTTTCTGAAAATAAGGATAAACTCAAGATCCTTGATTTGTCCAAGACTGAAATCAAACGTTTGCCTTCCAATTTTGGCAACTTTCCAAATCTTGAGCTGCTTGATCTTTCTGATGCCTCCAACTTGGTTGAAATCCCAGAAAATGCCTTCAAAAACATGGGTTGCCTCCGTCATCTGAACCTCTCAAACACTAAACTTGAAAGTCTACCGAAAATCTCCAACCTTGTTAACCTTCGACACCTCTTTCTGAAAAATTGCCCACTACATAAATTGCCAACAATGGAAGGAGTTACAAGACTTGAGGAGCTTCATCTTTCTAATGCTTCGAGTCTGGTTGAGATTGAAGATGAATCATTTGATCATCTGAGCCATATTCGTCATCTTGATTTCTCACATACCAAAATTAAAACTCTTCCATCACTGGCCAACCTCAATAACCTTCATTCTCTCAACCTTTCAGGAACAGGACTTACATTACCTTCCATTTCAGATCTCACCAACCTCACTCAGCTTTCACTTCGAGGTTGTTCAGTCCCAGATCAATCAGAGCCAAGTTTTGGAAAACTTAGAAATCTCGAAGTTTTGGATCTGTCGGAGACAGGAATCACGTCTCTACCATCATTGAAAAATCTTACCAGTCTCCGGGAGCTCAAGTTAAGAGGCTGTTCGAAGTTGGAGCAGCTTCAACATTTGGAATTGCTTGCTCATTTAGAGGTTCTTGATTTGTGGGAGACGGGAATCAAAAATTTTCCCAACGAGATCTATAAGTTGAGTCATTTAAAGCACCTGGATCTGCCAAAGGGTATTCAAGAATTTGACTTGCAGAAGATGGAGCGCCTGTCGGAGGTGCTAAACTGGAATGAATGCTGCAGCTTAGAGAAATGGGAAAACATGCGTTGCATATCAGTTACAGGTACGAAGTTTTTGAaagatttgaaggaaaaatctGGGTTATGGGAACAAGAGTTCAAAGAATTTCACTTTTCTGTTTGCCCTGAGCAAGGCAGAGCTGGAGACATCCATTGGCACAAATTTAATGCTTTCTTCAGAAGAATCTACTTCAACACTCTATCTTTCGATTCTTTCCGTGATCAGGTGTGTCGCTTTCGCCAGTATTTGGAAATCGTTGGGTTTGATTCTTTTCCTGCTGGGGTTGAGGATGCCCTCAAGAAAGCTGCGTATGTATCTTTGATTGAAAATAAGTTCATCACACGATTATCAGATCTTGGTGTCGAAAATATGGATGCAATGAAAGGTTGTTGGCTACAGAGGTGCACGGAAATGGAGAAAATATCTTTGGGAGAAGAAACAGAAGCCAAAATGGAGGGAAATCTAGAGATTTTGTGGGCATCAAACCTTCCCAAATTGAAGCATGTATGCAGCGGGATACAGCCAGCAGGCGGGGGCTTTAAAAATCTTACAGAAATGTATCTAGACTGTTGCCCATTGATTAAATATGTCTTTCATGTATCCCAATTCCCAGAAAAGCTTAAGATCCTCCAGATCAAATTCTGTGAGGATCTAGAAGAACTGTTTGACTGGAATGTCTTGGATGCTGATAAAAAATGGGGTTTACAGAAACTGCATCTGGTGGAACTGCCCAAGTTGACTGGGATGGGGGTGCCAAAGTCGAAGAAGGTTCGTGATGTATTTCCATCGCTGCTAGCATTCAAAGTCAAGGAATGCCCAATGTTGGAGATCACGTTGGAACAAATAGAGGAGGCAGGTGGACGTGTTGAAAATAGTAACAACGTTGAAGAACATTGGTACGAGAAAACTCCAACTAGGTCCGTTTATGGGCAATGTTCTTCTTAA
- the LOC121237217 gene encoding LOW QUALITY PROTEIN: putative disease resistance protein At4g19050 (The sequence of the model RefSeq protein was modified relative to this genomic sequence to represent the inferred CDS: deleted 2 bases in 1 codon), which translates to MEPKATASMTMQQEQQFKKIVNLLEDKKAKSTIALVGNAGVGKTWMASEIKDYYINESINGSCFYGTLWFSMNKKYDERSLYEVIARQLSVHSSLEENEGNVENKMTEKETLKGLENKITEKLMEMIDEKFGGDRTSEDKAFLLLILDDVCCESYEEETVSKLEKLLPKEPKTALKFLVTRRNKARSNETENEEVIEIKPLSNEESGTLLKKLIRISVPNKEGFGESIGNIAEKSKGLPAAVVKLVAESLNQSGEHDSGLLKLESALKEAGSYEELDKCIRPLLCYAIDMLQGGGTDAVEALVNCYWHSWEFFSAHVHGAIDYNELILSWILEGYFGSADHVKEAYEEGYRVLMKLIERGVMKMQEGKLVMMEELVLTVPDCRRVGYEQRSILGLARVLDESIWEGFRKVAPSDDMIMTPRIHPRQSNVSTLIIHGSRLSGAEPETFFKPMQGLQNLAIINPRFKSLPPSLSEIEKLQMLVLRGCDQLQNIDDIQQLKSLIVLEISDACFLENIRDDLFEQMTNLRSLNFCGVSIKTLPSSLSKLSQLHWLILRGCSFLESLPSLKAHSNLEVLDLSGSTSLLKITDKTFSYLKKLHFLDFSHTSIKRLPILGKLENLTRLLLRGCKLTRLPSFKALSALQYLELSGSNMLKEIGGDFSENKDKLLILDLSKTEIKCLPSNFGNFPNLKLLNLSDASKLVEIPERAFKEMVCLSHLNLSNTKLEHLPHISILVNLRQLFLKGCPLQEFPRMEGGFQDLVLDLSETAITSLSLNNLGSLRELKLRGCSKLEQLQHLESLVHLEVLDFRETGINKFPHEIYELTQLKHLDLPKGIQELDLRKMKHLPEELNWDECGISEVGKHALHIG; encoded by the exons ATGGAGCCAAAAG CCACAGCTTCGATGACAATGCAACAAGAACAACAATTCAAGAAAATAGTGAATCTGTTAGAGGACAAAAAGGCAAAAAGTACCATTGCCCTTGTGGGGAATGCAGGAGTAGGGAAAACTTGGATGGCTAGTGAGATCAAGGATTATTACATCAATGAATCTATCAATGGCAGCTGTTTTTATGGTACTCTTTGGTTCTCTATGAACAAAAAGTATGACGAGAGGTCCCTTTATGAAGTCATTGCCCGTCAGTTGTCTGTACATTCAAGTCTCGAGGAGAATGAAGGTAATGTCGAAAACAAGATGACTGAGAAAGAGACGCTCAAAGGGTTGGAAAACAAGATTACTGAGAAACTCATGGAAATGATAGATGAGAAGTTTGGAGGAGATAGAACTTCTGAAGATAAAGCATTTCTTCTACTGATTCTAGATGATGTTTGTTGTGAGAGTTATGAAGAGGAAACTGTGTCCAAATTGGAAAAGCTGCTGCCAAAGGAACCAAAAACTGCACTGAAGTTTTTAGTCACTAGAAGGAACAAAGCTCGCAGCAATGAGACTGAGAATGAGGAAGTGATTGAGATTAAACCCTTGTCAAATGAAGAGTCAGGGACTCTATTGAAGAAACTTATAAGAATCTCAGTTCCCAACAAGGAAGGTTTTGGAGAAAGCATTGGGAATATTGCAGAAAAGAGCAAAGGTCTGCCAGCTGCAGTAGTCAAACTGGTAGCAGAATCCTTAAATCAATCCGGAGAACATGATTCAGGGCTTTTGAAGTTGGAAAGTGCTCTGAAAGAAGCAGGTAGTTATGAGGAACTAGACAAATGCATAAGGCCGCTCCTGTGCTATGCGATTGACATGCTGCAGGGTGGAGGGACCGATGCAGTTGAGGCTTTGGTTAACTGCTATTGGCATAGCTGGGAATTCTTCAGCGCACATGTTCATGGTGCAATAGATTACAATGAGTTGATATTGAGCTGGATATTGGAGGGATATTTTGGTTCTGCTGATCATGTCAAGGAGGCATATGAAGAGGGTTATCGTGTGCTGATGAAGCTTATTGAACGTGGGGTGATGAAAATGCAAGAAGGTAAACTTGTTATGATGGAAGAATTGGTTCTTACGGTTCCTGATTGTCGTCGTGTTGGATATGAGCAGAGATCAATCCTGGGATTGGCTCGTGTTCTTGACGAAAGCATTTGGGAAGGTTTTAGAAAAGTTGCACCTTCAGATGATATGATAATGACACCGAGAATTCACCCAAGACAGAGTAATGTTTCCACTCTTATCATTCATGGAAGTCGTCTAAGCGGGGCAGAACCAGAAACATTCTTTAAGCCGATGCAGGGACTCCAAAATCTTGCCATCATCAATCCCAGGTTCAAGTCATTGCCTCCATCACTGTCTGAAATCGAGAAGCTTCAGATGCTGGTTCTCAGAGGCTGTGATCAGTTGCAAAACATCGATGACATCCAACAACTGAAATCATTGATAGTTTTGGAGATATCCGATGCTTGCTTCTTAGAAAACATCAGAGATGATCTTTTTGAGCAAATGACTAATCTTCGGAGCCTCAACTTTTGTGGAGTCTCCATCAAAACGCTGCCTTCCTCTCTTTCCAAACTGAGCCAATTGCATTGGCTCATCCTTAGAGGGTGCTCTTTTCTGGAAAGCTTGCCAAGTCTAAAAGCACATTCAAATCTCGAGGTGCTTGATCTTTCTGGTTCTACATCTTTGCTAAAGATTACAGACAAAACATTCTCCTATCTTAAGAAACTCCATTTCCTTGACTTTTCCCATACCTCAATTAAAAGATTGCCAATCCTTGGCAAGCTTGAAAATCTCACTCGACTCTTACTGCGCGGCTGTAAGTTAACTAGATTACCTTCCTTTAAAGCCTTATCTGCTCTTCAGTACCTTGAGCTTTCAGGTTCTAATATGTTGAAGGAAATCGGTGgagatttttctgaaaataaggATAAGCTCCTGATCCTTGATTTGTCTAAGACTGAAATCAAATGTCTGCCTTCCAATTTCGGCAACTTTCCAAATCTTAAGTTGCTTAATCTTTCTGATGCCTCTAAATTGGTTGAAATCCCAGAAAGAGCCTTCAAAGAAATGGTTTGCCTCAGTCATCTCAACCTCTCAAATACCAAACTTGAACATCTACCACACATATCCATCCTTGTTAACCTTCGTCAGCTCTTTCTAAAAGGTTGCCCATTACAAGAATTTCCAAGAATGGAAGGGGGGTTCCAAGACTT GGTTCTGGATCTGTCGGAGACAGCAATCACGTCTCTATCATTAAACAATCTTGGCAGTCTCCGGGAGCTCAAGTTAAGAGGCTGTTCAAAGTTGGAGCAGCTTCAACATTTGGAATCGCTTGTTCATTTAGAGGTTCTTGATTTCAGGGAGACGGGAATCAACAAATTTCCTCACGAGATCTATGAGTTGACTCAGTTGAAGCACCTTGATCTGCCAAAGGGTATTCAAGAACTTGACTTGCGGAAGATGAAGCACCTGCCAGAGGAGCTAAACTGGGATGAATGCGGCATCTCCGAGGTGGGAAAACATGCCTTGCATATCGGTTAG
- the LOC121237216 gene encoding phosphoenolpyruvate/phosphate translocator 1, chloroplastic-like: MQSTAFTHSPSLLPLPKTRRSPLNPTFDTRFDPFRASSSSKPRHLSPSVNGSFSAHFPNRSWSLSSSSSSFKLRPWTSVPAPDSDARASNFELKATSVPESAESSSMWKTVELGALFGLWYLFNIYFNIYNKQVLKVYPYPVTVTAVQFAVGTVLVSLMWGLNLYKRPKISGSQLAAIFPLAVVHTLGNLFTNMSLGKVAVSFTHTIKAMEPFFSVILSAMFLGEIPTPWVVASLIPIVGGVALASVTETSFNWAGFSSAMASNLTNQSRNVLSKKFMVKKEESLDNITLFSIITVMSFFLLAPVAIFMEGVKFTPAYLQSAGLNVKQLYTRSLLAALCFHAYQQVSYMILQRVSPVTHSVGNCVKRVVVIVSSVLFFKTVVSPINSLGTGVALAGVFLYSRVKSIKPKKA, encoded by the exons ATGCAGAGCACGGCGTTTACTCATTCGCCCTCGCTTCTCCCACTCCCCAAGACCCGAAGAAGCCCTTTGAACCCGACCTTCGACACTAGATTCGACCCCTTCCGCGCCTCTTCCTCTTCCAAGCCCCGCCATCTCTCCCCATCCGTCAATGGGTCCTTCTCTGCTCACTTCCCTAATCGATCCTGGTCTCTTTCCTCCTCGTCTTCCTCGTTCAAGCTCAGGCCCTGGACGTCTGTTCCCGCGCCTGATTCCGATGCCCGAGCGAGTAATTTTGAGCTTAAGGCCACCTCGGTGCCTGAGAGCGCAGAGTCCAGCAGCATGTGGAAGACGGTGGAGCTCGGAGCCTTATTTGGCCTCTGGTACCTCTTCAACATCTATTTCAATATCTACAACAAGCAG GTTTTGAAGGTGTACCCATACCCTGTCACTGTCACAGCGGTTCAGTTTGCTGTTGGGACTGTACTTGTTTCGCTGATGTGGGGTCTTAATCTCTACAAAAGGCCGAAAATTAGTGGTTCACAG CTTGCAGCTATATTTCCATTGGCAGTGGTGCACACCCTAGGGAACCTTTTCACTAATATGAGTCTTGGAAAAGTTGCAGTGTCATTTACTCATACGATTAAAGCTATGGAGCCCTTCTTCTCAGTTATCCTCTCTGCAATGTTTCTAGGGGAG ATTCCCACTCCATGGGTGGTTGCTTCCCTTATACCAATTGTTGGTGGAGTGGCACTGGCATCAGTCACAGAGACATCTTTTAATTG GGCTGGATTCTCGAGTGCAATGGCTTCCAATTTGACAAATCAATCTCGTAATGTCCTTAGCAAAAAATTCATGGTTAAGAAAGAG GAATCTTTGGACAACATTACTCTCTTCTCAATAATAACAGTAATGTCCTTTTTCTTGTTGGCTCCTGTGGCTATCTTCATGGAAGGTGTCAAGTTTACTCCTGCATATCTCCAATCAGCT GGATTAAATGTTAAACAACTATACACCAGGTCTCTTTTGGCTGCACTCTGCTTCCACGCCTATCAGCAG GTTTCCTACATGATATTGCAGAGGGTATCGCCTGTTACCCACTCCGTTGGAAATTGTGTGAAGCGAGTGGTGGTCATAGTCAGCTCTGTCCTCTTTTTCAAAACGGTGGTCTCACCTATCAACTCTCTTG GAACTGGAGTTGCTCTTGCCGGAGTCTTCTTGTATTCACGGGTGAAGAGCATTAAGCCAAAGAAAGCTTAA
- the LOC121237171 gene encoding E3 ubiquitin-protein ligase BOI-like yields MFGGDGNNPMFPTFPEESRFQYVTGGLPQLQLFGDFPVGCSLGPLNYRGNDHTTAMEQPIKRAMEAESVSRQPMRLLSINKNFSHDKAGQSGSILNPNPVSTGLKLSYEEDEHNSSVTSASESMTAVLPVILSLGDNLKLEIDRQKEDLDHYIRLQEENFLKDVRELKQRHTVSFLSAIENGVDRKLLEKELEIENMNRKNKELMERIKQVAIEVQSWHYKAKYNESVVSILKSNLQQVMAQGALHGKEGYGDSEVDDAASYTNLDHPGIVNGFGNPVFMKKQMNCRACKVREVCVLLLPCRHLCLCKDCAGFIDVCPICRVMKTASVQVYMS; encoded by the exons ATGTTTGGAGGAGATGGTAACAATCCCATGTTTCCCACTTTCCCTGAGGAAAGTCGGTTTCAATATGTCACCGGTGGATTGCCACAACTGCAGTTATTTGGGGATT TCCCAGTTGGATGCAGTCTTGGCCCTTTGAACTACAGGGGAAATGACCATACAACTGCTATGGAGCAGCCAATTAAAAGAGCCATGGAAGCAGAATCTGTTTCGAGACAACCAATGCGTCTTTTATCTATAAACAAAAACTTCTCTCACGATAAAGCTGGTCAGTCTGGAAGCATTCTGAATCCTAACCCTGTATCAACTGGGCTGAAACTTTCGTATGAAGAGGATGAACACAACTCTTCTGTTACTTCTGCAAGTGAAAGCATGACAGCTGTTCTCCCTGTTATTTTGTCCCTGGGTGATAATCTGAAGCTTGAAATTGATAGGCAGAAAGAAGACCTTGATCATTATATTAGGCTTCAG GAAGAAAACTTCCTCAAGGATGTCAGGGAACTGAAGCAAAGACACACAGTTTCCTTTCTGAGTGCCATAGAAAATGGAGTTGACCGAAAATTACTTGAAAAGGAGCTTGAAATAGAGAATATGAACCGCAAGAACAAGGAACTAATGGAGAGGATAAAGCAGGTTGCCATAGAAGTTCAGTCCTGGCACTATAAAGCAAAGTACAATGAGTCTGTTGTAAGCATCTTAAAAAGTAATTTGCAGCAAGTCATGGCACAAGGTGCACTCCATGGGAAGGAAGGATATGGAGACAGTGAGGTAGATGATGCAGCCTCTTATACTAACCTGGATCACCCGGGCATTGTAAATGGTTTTGGAAATCCAGTCTTCATGAAGAAACAGATGAATTGCAGGGCTTGTAAAGTCAGGGAAGTCTGTGTATTGTTGTTACCATGTAGGCATCTGTGTCTCTGTAAGGATTGTGCAGGGTTTATTGATGTTTGTCCTATCTGCCGGGTCATGAAGACTGCAAGTGTTCAAGTATACATGTCTTAG